The window aatgtacatccttAAACTACAAACATTTTTTGATCGACTAATTCTCATGCTGTCggctgcaaacattttttcccttGTCTCCAGCCGTAGTCGGTGAAGCCAAGCGCTACATACGCTTCATCATATTTCCTGGTCTTTGCTTTCGGGAGACTTTCGTTTGTCTCATTATTTCAGTTTCTCTCGGCCTTTCTTTTCATCCCTCTTCAATTTTTCATGTCTCTTGAGCATTTGTTCACTTTTTTTGCAACAGAAGATTCTGTAATAGGACTCCAGCATATGACAGGACATGTCACATGTTAGCAAGGTTGTCGTTTTATTTATAGTGGTTAACctcttttacacttgtataacaaTGTTACATTTAGTTGTGAGACGGGTTAACAccatcattcatcatttaagACAGGGGGGTTCTAAGCCTTAACAGTAACAGTGATGCACTTCTTTTGCACGAGGGCAGCGGTCTCAAACACgcaaccatatactgtatatggcgcCCTACTGGACATCAAAGTCAAGTGTTAATGTGTCCCACAAGAGATGACCAGAGCTTCAACCTGCTTAAAGGAAGAGGCTTTTTCACTGGGCAAGTAATAGCCAACTTAGAAAATAAACAACTACGGTACAtcaaaacaagtgccgcaaaacatgctgggaagccagaaGCACTCCAGCAACACTACAATACAttatatgtatttcatttttataattatcttttacattttctttggaATACTTGAAACACTTTCTCTGTGAAACACTTGATGCCTTACCCGGACTCTCCGTTTAGTGGCCCCCAGTTAATTTGAGTGTGAGACTCTTGCACAGAGCATAACTAGGAAGTTTGACTATTACTggataaacatgttattttattaagtTTCAGTAGAGAGGGAAAAACTCGACAATGGGGTTGGACATTATGAAAGCTGACGTTCAGCCTTCGATGACCACTTCCTCCTGGAAGTTTGCATTGCTTTTAACAGTTGCTTCCTGCCCTCAAACAACAGGATACTGGCAGCCATGGCAGAGTTCAAGCTGTCCACATCAGGAACAATAGGAATAAAAAGCCTGTGTCCTGTGGTCTTTTCCGCCAGTTGGACCGCTTCCATGCTCAGACCTTGAGTCTCTCCTCCGATTACAATAGCTGTGGGACTCTGAGCCCAGTTTTCATGGTACAGCTTGGCATCCACTCTTGGGAGTGAAAGCCCCGCATATTCAGAATCAGAATCGGACTCTGAGTCGCACTCCTCAAAGTGTGCCTTCTGGTGGCCGGGCTTTACGCTGACCCAGCCGTAGTCACCAGGTTTGGAGGGTGCGCGAGTCGTGTTCATTTGAGATTCTCTGTTTGGATCTGATCCACTCGTGCTGTCGGCTATATGCACTGTAACATCTTTGGGCAGATGATCCTCAACTTCCTCCCACTTCAAACTGGGATAAATGGGCAGATGGAAATGGGCGCCCATCGCTGCTCGCAGAACTTTTGGCTCCCAGACATCAACACAGCCTGTTAGTGACAGGATTTGTGACAAGTTTTCATAACTTCCTGATGACATGATATAGTTTTGATAGATGAGCCCACCCTGTGCATATGCCCACCACTTCACAAAAGGTAGGTTTGTAAAAACGCAGGCTTGaatacacatcttaaaataaagcctgaatCTCTGCTTTTATGTCAGTCTGTTAcagtctttattatttattagatatgtatttaaaattgttgaaaaatagaatATAGGCCTTCATAAAAACAGCTATTTTCAATAGAAGTACTTTCATGGCTAACATGAGCACACCTTTAGTGAGGAGGACACTGTGgcagccagcagcagcagcacaacgcAGCATGGTCCCGAGGTTGCCAGGGTCACGGATGTTGTCACAGATGAGGGACAGTGGCACTGAATGTGTGCTGTCTATGAAGCTCAGCCGTGATGCATCGGGACGCGAAAATATAGCTGCAGAAGACAAATAAATGCACACAAATGTATCACACAATGAGCCACAAATGACACTAGGGGAAATTACCTATTACTCCTTGTGGGGCCACAAGGTCAGACCACAGCTTGATGTCTTCAAATTTGACTTTAACAAGCGTGGCCCTCCTCAGCTGGTCTACGGGGAGCTCCCGCAGGCGATCGGCAGTGCTGAAGAAGACAGTCTGAGGGATGGCGCCCGCATTCAAAGCATCGCAGATCAACCGGCGACCCTCCAGAAGGACCTTGCCCTGTTG is drawn from Dunckerocampus dactyliophorus isolate RoL2022-P2 chromosome 12, RoL_Ddac_1.1, whole genome shotgun sequence and contains these coding sequences:
- the mrm3a gene encoding rRNA methyltransferase 3A, mitochondrial, translating into MAIYMKHMSCLFRWERAIFLSRGSGFNVECKRYVRGLRRKPVRVILPEYVKAPPAAIVKEKKDVKVQFRAAELERGDLTKTRTSSEISSSTKSANMVGKSDQIDGLRFERAFPGDKRLARLVSVARSRTFREQQGKVLLEGRRLICDALNAGAIPQTVFFSTADRLRELPVDQLRRATLVKVKFEDIKLWSDLVAPQGVIAIFSRPDASRLSFIDSTHSVPLSLICDNIRDPGNLGTMLRCAAAAGCHSVLLTKGCVDVWEPKVLRAAMGAHFHLPIYPSLKWEEVEDHLPKDVTVHIADSTSGSDPNRESQMNTTRAPSKPGDYGWVSVKPGHQKAHFEECDSESDSDSEYAGLSLPRVDAKLYHENWAQSPTAIVIGGETQGLSMEAVQLAEKTTGHRLFIPIVPDVDSLNSAMAASILLFEGRKQLLKAMQTSRRKWSSKAERQLS